TCCACATCCGCTGGTTGTCGTGTGGGGTGGGCCGATTGTCGGCGCGCTGCTGCCCATGGGAGTTTGGACGATTTTTAAAACATTGTGGCGCTCGAGCGGATTTTTGAAATTCCTTGCGGGCTTTTGTTTGATTGCCAACGGCGCCTACATTGGCGCCGGCTCAATTCAGAGAATTGGCGATTGCGGGGAGATGTTGCGCCATGGGTCGCCCATTTGGTTACTATGGCTGTTCGGTCTGTTTTGCGTGGCGGCGGGACTGTGGGTTTGGAATGGTGTTGGGGTTTATTTCGGTTTGGGGAAAGACGCGCCGCAGATACGGGGACATTCGATTGCATTCACCGTGATTGCCTTGGTAGTAGTCGCGATGTTTGGTTTGATATTAAGTGAGCGAGAAATGAATGTTCGGCGCGAAACACGCGAGCTAGACGCGGCGGCACAAAAAGAAATCCAAGCTCGCGCCAAGCAGCCAATGTTGGAGAAAACCGGCAAGCAGTGATCGGGTGCGCCAAGCCAGTGCGCCCCACAAAACACCGGCCACAATGGAAGCGAATACTTCGGCCCCCGGTTTGCCAAAATGGGCTAGCATGCTGGCCAGCGTTTGCACCCAGATGCCCACAGAAATCCCGTGAGATTTTTCCAGGCCGAATTGCAAAAAGCCGCGGAAGTGGAACTCCCAGGCGGCGTACCAGAACAACTGCCCCACCATGTGCCAGGCCAATCCGGATGCGGATTTTGGCGCGATCGGACAAAGCGGATATACCGCCTGAAACGCCGGCGATTGCGCGGAACAATATCCAATGGCCGCGACCAGCGGCGCGACGAGCAGCACGGCGGGCAGGCCAAAACGCAAATCGCCCCAGCGCAAGCCATAATCTGCAACGCGCTCGTGCAAGATTAATTTCACCACCAACAGCGGAATCAATCCTAGCAGCACGAAGCTGCAAGCAAAGAAACAAATGCTCGCGATCAACTGCGGATCGAAACCGGACGGCATCCACTGGGTTACATGGGCCAGCCAGAAGTTGTAATTGCCCACCAGGTGCCAGGCGGCCAGGCACAGGCTGCTCGTCAGCAAAACGACCGACGCCCGACGGTTGTCGCCGCTGAACATGTCGCGGGCAAGTTGGATGGCTGGGGAGGGCATGTCGAATTGTGGAAAGCGGTAGTGTTGGTTGCGCTGGCCGCGATTTATGACTTTGCTTCCGACCGCACTCGGAGCAACCACTCATACGTGATGCGTACCGCTTCTTCCAACGGCGTAATGCGGTAGCCCAACTCGCGCTGCGCTTTGGCGGAAGAGTAGGCCCAATCGGTCAGAAACACACGCACCCACTCGGGCGTGATTTGCGGATACACGCCCAGCCACTGGGCACGCTGTTTCAACAGCCAAGCATAGGTCATCGCGGCGGGGCGGCGAATAGTGATTTGAAAGTGCCGCCTCCCGCTGACTTTGTCGACCAGAGATAGGAACTCTTTCAGCGAGGCGTTTTCGCCCCCCAAAAGATATTTTTCGCCCCTGCGGCCATGCTCCATCGCGAGAATCAACCCTTGTACGACATCGTCCACGAACACCCAATTGCCGACATTGCGGCCGCCGCCGAGTAAAAATGGAACCTTGCCACAATCGTACATATCGATCAGCAGCGAGACGGAGTTGCCTTCGCTCAAGTGGCCAGGCCCGAACACACGGCCGGGATTGACAATGACCAGCGGCAGACCGTCGGCGGCGTAATTCAGGGCGTCGACTTCAGCGCCGGATTTGCTCCGTTCGTATTCGGTGAAGAATTTTGTGGTGCGAACCGTGGTTTCATCGCCGACCACGCCGCGTGGCGTGGGGCCGAATGTAAGCATGGTGGACGTCCACACCATGCGCTCTACCGCCAGTTGCTTGGCGACTTCACATACGTGGCACAAGCCCATCACGTTGTTGTCAAAATACGGCTGAAACGTGCGGGCCCAATTTTTGGCGTACCCGGCCAGGTGATAAACCTGCGAGCAGCCGTCCATGCCGCGGCGCAGGCTGTCGCGGTCGGTGATGTTGCCCTGCACGATCTTGATATTCGGATGTGTAAAATCGGGCCGTTGCTCGGGCAGAAACCCGGGGGGCGTGGTGATTTTTCCGCTGCGTGTGAAAGCATGCACGGTGTGTCCGCGCTTCACCAATTCCCATACCAGCCCCGCCCCGATAAATCCTCCCGCGCCGGTCACAAAAACATTGGCCATGATCAGACCAATCCTACGTCAAGTCCACTTTGTGCGCGCGGCCGACAATTTCCTGCACGTAGCGCGGTACCGCGTAACCAGGAAGGCGAGCTTGCAGTTCGGCGACGATTTGTTTCCCACGAGCCACAGGAACTTCGAAATGGGCCGCTCCGGCAACGCGATCCAACTGATGCAAGTAATACGGAATCACCCGCAACTCGATCAGCCGCTCGCACAGTTCGGCCAGCGCGTCGGCGTTGTCGTTGATGCCGCGCAGCAGTACCGCTTGGTTCAACAACGGCACGCCGGCATCGAAAAGTTTGCCCAGCGCGGCCGCCACGGCGGCATCGATTTCGGCCGGGTGATTCACGTGGACGACCACGATGGGAGTCAATCGTGTGCCGGTCAGCCAATTTAATAAATCGGTTGTGACCCGTTGCGGAATGACAATGGGCAGGCGCGTGTGTAGGCGAATTCGCCGCAGGTGCACAATTTCTGAAAGCCGCTCGGCAAGTTGCGCCAGCAAGGGATCAACCAAAGTCAGCGGATCGCCGCCGCTGAGAATAACTTCGTGAATGCTATCGTCGGCTTCAATTTGCGCAAGCGCCGGCTGCCAGTCCGTAAGTGAGCGGGGCGTTTGGGAATACGGAAAATGCCTACGGAAGCAGTAGCGGCAATGGACGGCGCAAGCCCCAGTTGTTACCATCAACACACGTCCGTGATATTTTTGGAGCAGCCCCGGCTGCAGCGAAGCGGAACCATCGGCGACAGGATCGGTAGTAAATCCTGGCGCCGTATCCGTTTCAACATCCAAAGGCAGGACTTGGAGCAGCAACGGATCGGCCGGATCGGCATGCCGCATCCGAGCCAGAAACGGCCGCGGTACGAACAACGGAAAATGTTTTGTCCCGCGAGTTGCTTTGGCGGCAAATTCCGGAGGCAGTTCCAATAACCGACACAGCTCGCCGGCGTCGCGCACCGCCTCCTTCATCATCCGCTGCCAAGTGGCTGTCGGAGGGGAGAGCAGCGCGGAACGAGATGCCAGCGGTTTTGAAATCATCCCCGATAACATAACCCCTTTCCACAGAAAATCGAAGTAGGAATTCCATCGTGCCCAGTTATAACACCAGCCAGTTTCGCAAGGGTTTGAAAGTTCAGATCGACGGCGACCCGTATTTGATGGTCGAGTGCAATTTCGTCAAGCCGGGAAAAGGCCAAGCGTTGTACAAGTGCAAACTGAAGAATCTCGTGCGGGGCACGCAGTTGGACCGCACTTACAAAAGCGGCGATTCGTTGGAAGCGGCCGACATCAACGAGATCGAAGGACAATTTTTGTACCGCCAGGGGGAGCAGTTTGTTTTCATGGACACCTCCAGTTACGAGCA
This DNA window, taken from Pirellulales bacterium, encodes the following:
- a CDS encoding NAD-dependent epimerase/dehydratase family protein, with product MANVFVTGAGGFIGAGLVWELVKRGHTVHAFTRSGKITTPPGFLPEQRPDFTHPNIKIVQGNITDRDSLRRGMDGCSQVYHLAGYAKNWARTFQPYFDNNVMGLCHVCEVAKQLAVERMVWTSTMLTFGPTPRGVVGDETTVRTTKFFTEYERSKSGAEVDALNYAADGLPLVIVNPGRVFGPGHLSEGNSVSLLIDMYDCGKVPFLLGGGRNVGNWVFVDDVVQGLILAMEHGRRGEKYLLGGENASLKEFLSLVDKVSGRRHFQITIRRPAAMTYAWLLKQRAQWLGVYPQITPEWVRVFLTDWAYSSAKAQRELGYRITPLEEAVRITYEWLLRVRSEAKS
- a CDS encoding CPBP family intramembrane glutamic endopeptidase encodes the protein MPSPAIQLARDMFSGDNRRASVVLLTSSLCLAAWHLVGNYNFWLAHVTQWMPSGFDPQLIASICFFACSFVLLGLIPLLVVKLILHERVADYGLRWGDLRFGLPAVLLVAPLVAAIGYCSAQSPAFQAVYPLCPIAPKSASGLAWHMVGQLFWYAAWEFHFRGFLQFGLEKSHGISVGIWVQTLASMLAHFGKPGAEVFASIVAGVLWGALAWRTRSLLAGFLQHWLLGASLDFFLCRRV
- the epmB gene encoding EF-P beta-lysylation protein EpmB; the protein is MISKPLASRSALLSPPTATWQRMMKEAVRDAGELCRLLELPPEFAAKATRGTKHFPLFVPRPFLARMRHADPADPLLLQVLPLDVETDTAPGFTTDPVADGSASLQPGLLQKYHGRVLMVTTGACAVHCRYCFRRHFPYSQTPRSLTDWQPALAQIEADDSIHEVILSGGDPLTLVDPLLAQLAERLSEIVHLRRIRLHTRLPIVIPQRVTTDLLNWLTGTRLTPIVVVHVNHPAEIDAAVAAALGKLFDAGVPLLNQAVLLRGINDNADALAELCERLIELRVIPYYLHQLDRVAGAAHFEVPVARGKQIVAELQARLPGYAVPRYVQEIVGRAHKVDLT